The Rhodamnia argentea isolate NSW1041297 chromosome 10, ASM2092103v1, whole genome shotgun sequence sequence TAAGCATCTAGTGCGCATGAAATCTATGTCCTATTTGAGTCAACAATTAGCAAATTTCTTCTATTTTGTCCAGACTAGTTTATAATCGTCATGAGTTTCCAATATGTAGGTGACCTAGGGCAAACAGACTGGACCAAATCGACCCTAGAGCATGTCGAGAGCAAGGACTATGATGTCTTCCTACTGCCGGGTGATCTCTCGTATGCCGACAGCCAGCAGCCACTTTGGGACTCCTTTGGCCGCCTGGTTGAGCCAATTGCAAGCCGCCGGCCATGGATGGTCACCGAGGGCAACCATGAGATTGAGATACACCCCGTCGTCTTTCCCCAAGGGTTCAAGGCTTACAACACCCGTTGGCTCATGCCTTACGAGGAAAGCGGGTCTGAATCAAACCTCTATTACTCATTTGATGTCGCCGGTGGCAGCATCCACATCATCATGCTGGGGTCATACACCGAGTTCGACTCTGACTCAGCTCAGTACAAGTGGCTTCAACAGGACCTAGCGAAGATTGATCGGAAGATGACCCCGTGGGTGTTTGTGCTATTGCACGCGCCGTGGTACAACACGAATATGGCCCATCAAGGGGAAGGCGAGAGCATGAGGAAGGCGATGGAGGAATTGTTGTATGGCGCACGGGTTGACATCGTCTTTGCCGGGCATGTTCATGCCTACGAAAGATTTGTAAGTTCACATATAGCATGATGCTTCATGCAGAATGTTTCCTTTTTGGTTCCTTAGATTATGACGGTCGTTCTTTGTTATACGCAGACGAGGATTTACGACAATGAGGCTGACTCGTGTGGACCTGTCTATGTAACCATTGGAGATGGAGGGAACAGAGAAGGTCTTGCAATGTCGTAAGTGTGCTTTCTCAGACTTAATTTTTTCTGTTTATGTTCAATCCTCCTTCTCAATCAGCAACCATTCGATTGATCCTAAAAGAGTTTGTGTCATTTAATTGCTCATTTAATCATTAGACGCATTGGCCTTATGTTGAAATATTGGATGATGCTGGGTATGTTAATGTACACTTTTATAGCCCCTGATCATTTAGGTGATGAATTTGTAGGTACAAGGAACCAGCTTCGCCTCTATCGATGTTCAGGGAGGCGAGCTTCGGACACGGGAGGCTGAGGGTACTCAACCATACACATATGCACTGGTCGTGGCACCGCAATGACGATGCCAACTCTGTTGTCGCCGACGAGGTTTGGCTAGAGAGCTTGAGCGCCTCAGGTACATGCATGGGTCAACCAACATCTTCACTTAAGGATGAACTTTGAGCACAAACGAAGCCGCGGTATAGATCCTTAGGTCCAGCATCGgtcaaattgcatgattggtGATTGTGGGTTGATATGTTGAAAGGGTCCTAGAAATTTAGCCAAATTGCCTGTTTGGCAATCTTTAATTTCCCCTTTGAATTCCTTCTTAGATACAGTTTCTTGTAACTAGATGGGATTTTTAGCCTTTGTTAACGATGCAAATAATTCCTCGAAAGCAATTGGTTGGGTTTTACGCGGTTTATTTTCCGTTTTTTATCCTCACAACAAAATAGTGGAAACAAACTTCTTTCTTAATTTACACAACAATTCATTGTCTTAGGGAGGAGAAATGTTTGACATTTTGTGTTCTAGGCCGAATCGGGAGTTAAGTTCATATCCAGGCCGGACCAAATCGAACATGGGATGGACACGATGGGAAGTACTTTGAATTATGTTTAAGTTAGAGCGACCGGTAGGATAGTAGATGTTCTGACAATTATGCCTAACCTAATATTCAAATTAGACTTTGGGGACAGGATGTTGACTTGATTGAGGATTTATATTTCCCGATTAAAAGTAGGGTTAATTAGCTtccttctttcgtttttttcgGTCGAACAGCTTCCTTCTAAAAAGATAAATTAGACAGAGACTTTGATATTAATGTATGTCATCAATCTATTGAAAAATAGGCATTAATACAAATTATTTGCACAATAACAGGTACGCAATATGTGTGAGAAACAAACTTTCGGACGTAagctaaaaaagaaatatgatggAAGCTAGTAGTAACATGAAAAATGTAGTAATATTAACACAGAAACTAATAGGATCTCGCATCAATACGACAAACATTAGAGGAGGTTTCGAAactttgcttgcttgcttggcTTCTCCTCCTCCCACTCTGTGTCTATGCCCACCCTATTCGATTGGAAGATCTTTTCTTGATAAAAGATCGTTCAAGAATCTCTATAATCTAGGTCTCAGTAGATGGAAGGACTCTAGGAAagttaagaataaaaaaaaaagttgctagAGGAAGACAGGAGCAAGGGGCTCCCTTCTTTAATAGCTTTTTATACCCGATTTCAGTAGCTTCTATATCCATTAAGAATGAAATCACTTTGAGTGAGAGAAGAGGGGGAGCAACAAGGTAGAGGATAGAGAAGTAGTGGCAAGGATGACAAAGTGGCAGAGGAGAGAAAACCTCTTAGGCCAACAACTGCGAGCTCAAGATCGGGAGCCAAAGCGGAAGTCAATGGAATAAGATGGGTCTTCTCT is a genomic window containing:
- the LOC115742354 gene encoding purple acid phosphatase 22-like, encoding MAMWCPRVFLLPSTIVVFLFFVSQILVQSTHASAEGFTRPPPGNIIFSEHERSKSEPQQVHISLAGSDHMRVTWVTEDHKAQSTVEYDTAPGQYTTRIRGEHTSYTYFSYSSGKIHHVKIGPLEPATTYYYRCGASGPEFSFKTPPSTFPIEFAVVGDLGQTDWTKSTLEHVESKDYDVFLLPGDLSYADSQQPLWDSFGRLVEPIASRRPWMVTEGNHEIEIHPVVFPQGFKAYNTRWLMPYEESGSESNLYYSFDVAGGSIHIIMLGSYTEFDSDSAQYKWLQQDLAKIDRKMTPWVFVLLHAPWYNTNMAHQGEGESMRKAMEELLYGARVDIVFAGHVHAYERFTRIYDNEADSCGPVYVTIGDGGNREGLAMSYKEPASPLSMFREASFGHGRLRVLNHTHMHWSWHRNDDANSVVADEVWLESLSASGTCMGQPTSSLKDEL